From a single Solanum dulcamara chromosome 4, daSolDulc1.2, whole genome shotgun sequence genomic region:
- the LOC129886647 gene encoding (+)-neomenthol dehydrogenase-like isoform X2, translated as MAEAPKFLANKRIAVVSGGNKGIGLEICRQLASKGVVVILTSRDVKKGVEAIDVLIKESCGLSKYLIFHQLDVTDPSTIAKLKDFINHKFGKLDILVNNAGVLGVLMDKDAITSKEAADPFLEELKRATQTIDVAEECIKTNYYGTKRLIQELLPLLQLSDSPRIVNVSSASGKLEFIRNEWAMGVLSDARNLTEDKVDEVLNAFLKDFKEDLLEIKNWPIIVPAYTVSKAATNAYTRILANKYPNFLINCVCPGYVKTDMTGNCGTLSVEEGAESPVWLALSPGEVHKKDNSVH; from the exons ATGGCTGAAGCTCCAAAATTCTTGGCTAATAAAAG GATTGCAGTTGTGAGTGGAGGGAACAAAGGGATAGGACTAGAAATATGTAGACAACTAGCCTCAAAAGGTGTAGTGGTAATTTTAACATCTAGAGATGTGAAAAAAGGAGTTGAAGCTATTGATGTGCTAATTAAGGAGTCATGTGGCCTCTCTAAGTATCTTATTTTTCATCAACTTGATGTCACTGATCCTTCCACTATTGCAAAATTAAAAGACTTCATCAATCACAAATTTGGCAAACTTGATATCTTG GTGAATAATGCTGGAGTTCTTGGAGTGCTTATGGATAAAGATGCTATTACAAGTAAAGAA GCAGCAGATCCATTCCTTGAAGAGCTAAAAAGAGCTACTCAAACTATTGATGTAGCTGAAGAATGTATAAAGACAAATTACTATGGAACAAAACGGTTAATTCAAGAACTATTACCTCTACTTCAATTATCTGATTCACCACGTATTGTCAATGTCTCCTCTGCTTCTGGAAAATTAGAG TTTATACGCAATGAATGGGCTATGGGTGTGTTAAGTGATGCTAGGAATCTAACAGAAGATAAAGTGGATGAGGTTTTGAATGCTTTTCTTAAAGATTTCAAAGAGGATTtgctagaaataaaaaattggcCTATAATTGTACCTGCTTATACAGTATCAAAAGCTGCCACAAATGCTTATACAAGGATATTGGCCAACAAATATCCAAATTTTCTCATCAACTGTGTTTGTCCAGGCTATGTCAAAACTGATATGACTGGAAACTGTGGCACATTAAGTGTTGAAGAGGGTGCTGAAAGTCCAGTTTGGCTTGCTCTTTCACCCGGGGAGGTCCATAAGAAGGACAactcggtgcactaa
- the LOC129886646 gene encoding (+)-neomenthol dehydrogenase-like codes for MPEAPKFLANKRIAVVSGGNRGIGLEICRQLASKGVVVILTAIDVKNGVEAIDMLINESFDLSNYLIFHQLDVTDPSTIAQLKDFINHKFGKLDILVNNAGVLGVLLDKDAINSQLGAADPFTEGLRLATQTSDVAEECIKTNYYGAKWMTQELLPLLQLSDSPRIVNVSSSAGKLEYLRNEWAVEVLSDSRNLTEDKVDEVLNVFLKDFKEGLLEIKNWPLILSAYSASKAAINAYTRILANRYPNFLINCVAPGYVKTDMTGNCGTLSAAEGAESPVWLALLPKGGPSGKCFDRKEVSSF; via the exons ATGCCTGAAGCTCCAAAATTCTTGGCTAATAAAAG GATTGCAGTTGTGAGTGGAGGGAACAGAGGGATAGGACTAGAAATATGCAGACAACTAGCCTCAAAGGGTGTAGTGGTAATTTTAACAGCTATAGATGTGAAAAACGGAGTTGAAGCAATTGATATGCTAATTAACGAGTCATTTGACCTCTCTAATTATCTTATTTTTCATCAACTTGATGTCACTGATCCTTCCACAATTGCACAATTAAAAGATTTCATCAATCACAAATTTGGCAAACTTGATATCTTG GTGAATAATGCTGGAGTTCTTGGAGTGCTTTTGGATAAAGATGCTATTAACAGTCAACTTGGG GCAGCAGATCCATTCACTGAAGGGCTAAGACTAGCTACTCAAACTAGTGATGTAGCTGAAGAATGTATAAAGACAAACTACTATGGTGCAAAATGGATGACACAAGAATTACTACCTCTACTTCAATTATCTGATTCACCACGTATTGTCAATGTCTCCTCTAGTGCTGGAAAACTAGAG TATTTACGCAATGAATGGGCTGTGGAAGTGTTAAGTGATTCTAGGAATCTAACTGAAGATAAAGTGGATGAGGTtttgaatgtttttcttaaagattTCAAAGAGGGTTTGCTAGAAATCAAGAATTGGCCTCTAATTTTATCTGCTTATTCAGCATCAAAAGCAGCCATAAATGCTTATACTAGGATATTGGCCAACAGATATCCAAATTTTCTCATCAACTGTGTTGCTCCAGGCTATGTCAAAACTGATATGACGGGTAACTGTGGCACATTAAGTGCTGCAGAGGGTGCTGAAAGTCCTGTTTGGCTTGCTCTGTTGCCCAAGGGGGGTCCATCAGGAAAGTGTTTCGATAGGAAAGAGGTGTCATCTTTTTAA
- the LOC129886647 gene encoding short-chain dehydrogenase/reductase 2b-like isoform X1: MAEAPKFLANKRIAVVSGGNKGIGLEICRQLASKGVVVILTSRDVKKGVEAIDVLIKESCGLSKYLIFHQLDVTDPSTIAKLKDFINHKFGKLDILVNNAGVLGVLMDKDAITSKEAADPFLEELKRATQTIDVAEECIKTNYYGTKRLIQELLPLLQLSDSPRIVNVSSASGKLEFIRHEWAVGVLSDARNLTEDKVDEVLNAFLKDFKEDLLEIKNWPLIVPAYTVSKAATNAYTRILANKYPNFLINCVCPGYVKTDMTRNCGTLSVEEGAESPVCLALLPEGGPSGKFFNRKEVSPF, translated from the exons ATGGCTGAAGCTCCAAAATTCTTGGCTAATAAAAG GATTGCAGTTGTGAGTGGAGGGAACAAAGGGATAGGACTAGAAATATGTAGACAACTAGCCTCAAAAGGTGTAGTGGTAATTTTAACATCTAGAGATGTGAAAAAAGGAGTTGAAGCTATTGATGTGCTAATTAAGGAGTCATGTGGCCTCTCTAAGTATCTTATTTTTCATCAACTTGATGTCACTGATCCTTCCACTATTGCAAAATTAAAAGACTTCATCAATCACAAATTTGGCAAACTTGATATCTTG GTGAATAATGCTGGAGTTCTTGGAGTGCTTATGGATAAAGATGCTATTACAAGTAAAGAA GCAGCAGATCCATTCCTTGAAGAGCTAAAAAGAGCTACTCAAACTATTGATGTAGCTGAAGAATGTATAAAGACAAATTACTATGGAACAAAACGGTTAATTCAAGAACTATTACCTCTACTTCAATTATCTGATTCACCACGTATTGTCAATGTCTCCTCTGCTTCTGGAAAATTAGAG TTTATACGCCATGAATGGGCTGTGGGTGTGTTAAGTGATGCTAGGAATCTAACAGAAGATAAAGTGGATGAGGTTTTGAATGCTTTTCTTAAAGATTTCAAAGAGGATTtgctagaaataaaaaattggcCTCTAATTGTACCTGCTTATACAGTATCTAAAGCAGCCACAAATGCTTATACAAGGATATTGGCCAACAAATATCCAAATTTTCTCATCAACTGTGTTTGTCCAGGCTATGTCAAAACTGATATGACCAGAAACTGTGGCACATTAAGTGTTGAAGAGGGTGCTGAAAGTCCTGTTTGTCTTGCTCTTTTACCCGAGGGAGGTCCATCAGGAAAGTTTTTCAATAGGAAAGAGGTGTCCCCTTTTTAA
- the LOC129886649 gene encoding (+)-neomenthol dehydrogenase-like, translating into MAEAPKFLANKRIAVVSGGNRGIGLEICRQLASQGVVVILTSRDVKKGVEAIDVLIKESCGLSKYLIFHQLDVTDPSTIAKLKDFINHKFGKLDILVNNAGVLGVLMDKDAITSKEAADPFLEGLKRATQTIDVAEECIKTNYYGTKRLIQELLPLLQLSDSPRIVNVSSTAGKLEFIRNEWAVGVLSDARNLTEDKVDEVLNAFLKDFKEDLIEIKNWPLIVPACAVSKAATNAYTRILANKYPNFLINCVCPGYVKTDMTGNCGTLSVEEGAESPVWLALLPEGGPSGKFFNRKEVSSF; encoded by the exons ATGGCTGAAGCTCCAAAattcttggcaaataaaag GATTGCAGTTGTGAGTGGAGGGAACAGAGGGATAGGACTAGAAATATGTAGACAACTAGCCTCACAGGGTGTAGTGGTAATTTTAACATCTAGAGATGTGAAAAAAGGAGTTGAAGCTATTGATGTGCTAATTAAGGAGTCATGTGGCCTCTCTAAGTATCTTATTTTTCATCAACTTGATGTCACTGATCCTTCCACTATTGCAAAATTAAAAGACTTCATCAATCACAAATTTGGCAAACTTGATATCTTG GTGAATAATGCTGGAGTTCTTGGAGTGCTTATGGATAAAGATGCTATTACAAGTAAAGAA GCAGCAGATCCATTCCTTGAAGGGCTAAAAAGAGCTACTCAAACTATTGATGTAGCTGAAGAATGTATAAAGACAAATTACTATGGAACAAAACGGTTAATTCAAGAACTATTACCTCTACTTCAATTATCTGATTCACCACGTATTGTCAATGTCTCCTCTACTGCTGGAAAATTAGAG TTTATACGCAATGAATGGGCTGTGGGTGTGTTAAGTGATGCTAGGAATCTAACAGAAGATAAAGTGGATGAGGTTTTGAATGCTTTTCTTAAAGATTTCAAAGAGGATTTGATAGAAATCAAGAATTGGCCTCTAATTGTACCTGCTTGTGCAGTATCTAAAGCAGCCACAAATGCTTATACAAGGATATTGGCCAACAAATATCCAAATTTTCTCATTAACTGTGTTTGTCCAGGTTATGTCAAAACTGATATGACCGGAAACTGTGGCACATTAAGTGTTGAAGAGGGTGCTGAAAGTCCTGTTTGGCTTGCTCTTTTACCCGAGGGAGGTCCATCAGGAAAGTTTTTCAATAGGAAAGAGGTGTCATCTTTTTAA